Proteins found in one Pseudoxanthomonas sp. SL93 genomic segment:
- a CDS encoding methyltransferase domain-containing protein encodes MPGYTTRMLTVRLGGRNYRIRALSDLQQFADPTGHAQRAGISSSLWSLFGQVWPSGRVLAEAMSSFDVQGKRILELGCGLGLSSLVLADRGANVVASDHHPLAEPFLAYNAGLNDLPAVTYRDLPWAVPDDTLGKFDLIIGSDILYERDHATQIAAMMQRHAQPAAELLITDPGRGNSGPFTRAMALQGYEVTEQRSRFDEKDTEPFRGRLLSYRRGMGKGGEVVAG; translated from the coding sequence ATGCCGGGCTATACCACCCGCATGCTCACCGTCCGCCTGGGCGGCCGCAATTACCGTATCCGCGCGCTCAGCGACCTGCAGCAGTTCGCCGATCCCACCGGCCACGCGCAACGCGCGGGCATTTCGTCGTCGCTGTGGAGCCTGTTCGGCCAGGTGTGGCCCTCGGGCCGGGTGCTGGCCGAGGCCATGAGCAGTTTCGACGTGCAGGGCAAGCGCATCCTGGAACTGGGCTGCGGCCTGGGCCTGTCCAGCCTGGTGCTGGCCGACCGGGGTGCAAATGTGGTCGCCAGCGACCATCACCCGCTGGCCGAGCCGTTCCTGGCCTACAACGCGGGCTTGAACGATCTGCCGGCGGTGACCTACCGCGACCTGCCGTGGGCGGTGCCGGACGACACGCTGGGCAAGTTCGACCTGATCATCGGCAGCGACATCCTGTACGAACGCGACCACGCCACGCAGATCGCCGCCATGATGCAGCGCCACGCGCAGCCCGCCGCGGAACTGCTGATCACCGACCCCGGCCGCGGCAACAGCGGCCCCTTCACCCGCGCCATGGCGCTGCAGGGCTACGAAGTCACCGAGCAGCGCAGCCGCTTCGACGAGAAAGACACCGAACCGTTCCGTGGGCGGTTGTTGAGTTATCGGCGGGGGATGGGGAAGGGTGGGGAGGTTGTGGCGGGGTAG
- a CDS encoding adenylosuccinate synthase, producing MGQSVVVLGAQWGDEGKGKIVDLLTEEIGAVVRFQGGHNAGHTLVIGGKKTVLHLIPSGILRPDALCLIGNGVVLSPAALMKEIGELESAGVEVRSRLKISPATPLIMPYHIALDQAREKAAGGKAIGTTGRGIGPAYEDKVARRGIRVADLHYPDQLAEKLRAALDYHNFVLTQYLGVEAVDFQQTLDEALAFGEYVQPMKSDVAGVLHDLRKQGKRVLFEGAQGSLLDIDHGTYPYVTSSNTTVGGALAGTGVGADAIDYVLGICKAYATRVGGGPFPTELDDEIGEDIRKKGQEFGATTGRPRRCGWIDIVALKRAVAINGISGLCITKLDVLDGMKSLKMCIAYEYRGKRTEYAPLDAQGWDECTPVYLEFPGWDENTHGITEWDKLPPAARAYLRALEELSGCPLAIVSTGPDRDHTMVLQDPFA from the coding sequence ATGGGTCAGTCAGTCGTCGTTCTCGGTGCCCAGTGGGGCGATGAAGGCAAGGGCAAGATCGTCGATCTGCTCACCGAGGAAATCGGTGCGGTCGTCCGTTTCCAGGGCGGCCACAATGCCGGCCACACGCTGGTCATCGGCGGCAAGAAGACCGTCCTGCACCTGATCCCCTCCGGCATCCTGCGCCCCGACGCGCTGTGCCTGATCGGCAACGGCGTGGTGCTGTCGCCGGCCGCCCTGATGAAGGAAATCGGCGAGCTGGAAAGCGCCGGCGTCGAGGTGCGTTCGCGCCTGAAGATCTCCCCGGCCACGCCGCTGATCATGCCGTACCACATCGCCCTGGATCAGGCCCGCGAAAAGGCCGCCGGCGGCAAGGCCATCGGCACCACCGGCCGCGGCATCGGCCCGGCGTACGAAGACAAGGTGGCGCGCCGCGGCATCCGCGTGGCCGACCTGCATTACCCCGACCAGCTGGCCGAGAAGCTGCGCGCGGCACTGGATTACCACAACTTCGTGCTGACCCAGTACCTGGGCGTGGAAGCCGTCGACTTCCAGCAGACGCTGGACGAAGCGTTGGCCTTCGGCGAATACGTGCAGCCCATGAAATCCGACGTGGCCGGCGTGCTGCATGACCTGCGCAAGCAGGGCAAGCGCGTGCTGTTCGAGGGCGCGCAGGGTTCGCTGCTCGACATCGACCACGGCACGTACCCGTACGTCACCAGTTCCAACACCACGGTCGGCGGCGCACTGGCCGGCACCGGCGTGGGTGCGGACGCCATCGACTACGTGCTGGGCATCTGCAAGGCCTACGCCACGCGCGTGGGCGGCGGCCCGTTCCCCACCGAGCTGGACGACGAGATCGGCGAGGACATCCGCAAGAAGGGCCAGGAATTCGGCGCCACCACCGGCCGTCCGCGCCGTTGCGGCTGGATCGACATCGTCGCGCTGAAGCGTGCGGTGGCCATCAACGGCATCAGTGGCCTGTGCATCACCAAGCTGGACGTGCTGGACGGCATGAAGTCGCTGAAGATGTGCATCGCCTACGAATACCGTGGCAAGCGCACCGAATACGCACCGCTCGATGCCCAGGGCTGGGACGAATGCACCCCGGTCTACCTGGAGTTCCCGGGCTGGGACGAGAACACGCACGGCATCACCGAGTGGGACAAGCTGCCGCCCGCCGCCCGCGCCTACCTGCGCGCGCTGGAAGAACTGTCCGGCTGCCCGCTGGCCATCGTCTCCACCGGCCCGGACCGCGACCACACCATGGTGCTGCAGGACCCGTTCGCGTAA
- a CDS encoding type I restriction endonuclease subunit R: MQVRESNIEQELIAKLGDLKYEIRPDLRDRAALERNFRQHFEALNKVKLTDGEFSRLLGEIVTADVFTAAHTLRNRNAFTRDDGTPLNYTLVNINDWCKNTFEVANQFRINTDYSYHQYDVLLLINGVPAVQIELKTLGINPRRAIQQIVEYKNDPGNGYTRTLLCFIQLFIVSNRDATYYFANNNARHFAFNADERFLPIYQYAAPDNSKISGLDAFADAFLPKCTLGQMISKYMVLVASEQKLLMMRPYQIYAVKNIVECIDKNLGNGYVWHTTGSGKTLTSFKASTLLKANPAIEKCLFVVDRKDLDRQTREEFNRFQEGCVEENTNTGTLVRRMLSDAAADKVIVCTIQKLGLALDGGSTRNQSREKRGLATHAEQLEALCDKRMVFIFDECHRSQFGDNHQAIRDFFPKAQLFGFTGTPIFEPNSRYKRIEGDEQTLKTTEDLFQQSLHEYTITHAIEDRNVLRFHVEYYKPDGKQAPKPGETLAKRAVVDAILAKHDAATGGRRFNAILATSSINDAIEYYELFKTAQAHKQQAEPGWQSLNIAAVFSPPSDVSADVRQLQEDLPQEQADNKKNPEEKKAALSAIIADYNAAFGSNHRIEEFDGYYQDVQQRIKGQQFPNADLPKKGREKLDIVIVVDMLLTGFDSKYLNTLYVDKNLKHHGLIQAFSRTNRVLNDTKPYGNILDFRGQKDSVDAAIALFSGVTVEKARTIWLVDTAPVVIEKLKEARDQLDRFMASQGVSGTPDDIANLKGDAARAGFVERFKQVQKLAVQLGQYTDLTLEQAQEIEQVLPRDELNAFRGAYLETAQRLRAQQATPSGRKDEVVDQLDFEFVLFASATIDYDYIMKLAADISLQPAGKASMSREQLIGLIAGDAKFIDEREEISEYVRGLKAGAGLDEAAIRAGYEAFKQDKAARALAVVADTYGLPVARMQAFVEAVLARRILDGEALTELLAPLELGWKARAQKEETLMGELIPLLRKRAGGREIAGLKAWEEER; encoded by the coding sequence GTGCAGGTTAGGGAAAGCAACATCGAGCAGGAGCTCATTGCCAAGCTGGGCGATCTCAAGTACGAGATCCGTCCGGATCTGCGCGACCGCGCCGCGCTTGAGCGGAATTTCCGCCAGCATTTCGAGGCGTTGAACAAGGTCAAGCTCACGGATGGTGAGTTCTCGCGTCTGCTGGGCGAGATCGTCACCGCGGACGTCTTCACCGCTGCGCATACGCTCAGAAACCGCAACGCATTCACGCGTGATGACGGTACGCCGCTGAACTACACGCTGGTCAACATCAATGACTGGTGTAAGAACACATTCGAGGTCGCCAACCAGTTTCGGATCAACACGGACTACAGCTACCACCAGTACGATGTGCTGCTGTTGATCAATGGTGTCCCCGCGGTGCAGATCGAGCTTAAGACGCTGGGCATCAATCCGCGCCGCGCCATCCAGCAGATCGTCGAATACAAGAACGACCCTGGCAATGGCTACACCCGTACGCTGTTGTGCTTCATCCAGCTATTCATCGTCAGCAACCGCGACGCGACGTATTACTTCGCCAACAACAACGCGCGCCATTTCGCCTTCAATGCGGATGAGCGCTTCCTCCCCATCTACCAGTACGCCGCGCCGGACAACAGCAAGATCAGTGGCCTGGATGCCTTCGCCGACGCTTTCCTGCCCAAGTGCACGCTGGGCCAGATGATCAGCAAGTACATGGTGCTGGTGGCCAGCGAGCAGAAGCTGTTGATGATGCGGCCGTACCAGATCTACGCGGTCAAGAACATCGTCGAGTGCATCGACAAGAACCTGGGCAATGGCTATGTCTGGCACACCACCGGCAGCGGCAAGACACTGACCAGCTTCAAGGCGTCGACCTTGCTAAAGGCCAATCCGGCCATCGAGAAGTGCCTGTTCGTGGTCGATCGCAAGGATCTGGATCGCCAGACCCGCGAGGAGTTCAACCGGTTTCAGGAAGGGTGCGTAGAGGAGAACACCAACACCGGCACGCTAGTGCGGCGCATGCTCTCCGACGCTGCCGCCGACAAGGTGATCGTCTGCACCATCCAGAAGCTGGGCCTGGCGCTGGATGGCGGCAGCACGCGTAACCAGAGCCGCGAGAAGCGCGGCCTGGCCACGCATGCCGAGCAGTTGGAAGCGCTGTGCGACAAGCGCATGGTCTTCATTTTCGACGAATGCCACCGCTCGCAGTTCGGCGACAACCACCAGGCCATCAGGGACTTCTTCCCCAAGGCCCAGTTGTTCGGGTTCACCGGGACGCCGATTTTCGAGCCGAACTCCAGGTACAAGCGCATCGAGGGCGACGAGCAGACGCTCAAGACCACCGAAGACCTGTTCCAGCAGTCCCTGCACGAATACACCATCACCCACGCCATCGAGGATCGGAACGTCCTGCGCTTCCACGTCGAGTACTACAAGCCCGACGGGAAGCAGGCGCCCAAGCCCGGCGAGACGCTGGCCAAGCGCGCCGTGGTCGATGCCATCCTGGCCAAGCACGATGCCGCCACCGGAGGGCGCCGCTTCAACGCCATCTTGGCGACGTCGTCTATCAACGATGCCATCGAGTACTACGAGTTGTTCAAGACTGCACAAGCCCATAAGCAGCAGGCCGAGCCGGGCTGGCAGTCACTCAACATCGCTGCGGTGTTCTCGCCGCCCAGCGACGTGAGTGCCGATGTTCGACAGTTGCAGGAAGACCTGCCGCAGGAGCAGGCCGACAACAAGAAGAATCCTGAAGAAAAGAAGGCGGCGCTGTCGGCGATCATTGCCGACTACAACGCGGCGTTCGGCAGCAACCACCGGATCGAAGAGTTTGACGGTTACTACCAAGACGTGCAGCAGCGCATCAAGGGCCAGCAGTTCCCCAATGCGGATCTGCCGAAGAAGGGCAGGGAGAAGCTGGACATTGTGATCGTGGTGGACATGCTGCTCACCGGCTTCGACAGCAAGTATCTCAATACGCTGTACGTGGACAAGAACCTGAAGCACCATGGCCTGATCCAGGCGTTCAGCCGCACCAACCGCGTACTCAACGACACCAAGCCTTACGGCAATATCCTCGATTTCAGGGGACAGAAGGACAGCGTGGATGCGGCTATCGCGCTGTTCTCTGGGGTCACCGTGGAGAAGGCCCGCACCATCTGGCTGGTGGACACCGCGCCGGTAGTGATCGAGAAGCTGAAGGAGGCGCGCGACCAGTTGGATCGCTTCATGGCCTCGCAGGGTGTAAGCGGCACGCCGGACGATATCGCGAACCTCAAGGGCGACGCCGCCCGCGCCGGCTTCGTCGAGCGCTTCAAGCAGGTTCAGAAGCTGGCCGTGCAGCTGGGTCAGTACACCGATCTCACGCTTGAGCAGGCACAGGAGATCGAGCAGGTGTTGCCGCGCGACGAGTTGAATGCGTTCCGGGGTGCATATCTGGAAACGGCGCAGCGCCTGCGTGCGCAGCAGGCGACGCCGAGCGGCAGGAAGGACGAAGTGGTCGACCAGCTCGATTTTGAGTTCGTGCTGTTTGCTTCTGCCACGATCGACTACGACTACATCATGAAGCTTGCGGCGGACATTTCGTTGCAGCCGGCCGGGAAGGCCAGCATGAGTCGCGAGCAGTTGATCGGCCTGATCGCCGGCGACGCCAAGTTCATCGACGAGCGCGAGGAAATCAGTGAGTACGTGCGCGGCCTCAAGGCCGGTGCCGGCCTGGATGAGGCTGCCATTCGCGCCGGATACGAGGCCTTCAAACAGGACAAGGCCGCCCGGGCGCTGGCTGTCGTGGCGGACACTTACGGCCTCCCGGTTGCCCGCATGCAGGCCTTCGTGGAAGCCGTGCTGGCACGCCGCATTCTCGATGGCGAGGCGTTGACTGAACTACTGGCGCCGCTGGAGCTGGGCTGGAAGGCGCGGGCACAGAAGGAGGAGACGCTGATGGGTGAGCTGATTCCGTTGCTGCGCAAGCGGGCGGGCGGGCGGGAGATCGCCGGGCTGAAGGCGTGGGAGGAGGAGCGGTGA
- a CDS encoding type I restriction-modification system subunit M: MNDKDQKQLGKTLWAIADQLRGAMNADDFRDYMLSFLFLRYLSWNYEEAAKKELGADYPDPVAIGNGGRTPLSVWYADNAADVPAFEQQMRRKAHYVIKPEYLWGHVVHLAKTQNDELLNTLQRGFKYIEEESFQSQFQGLFSEINLASDKLGRKYADRNTKLCAIISKIAEGIAEFSTDVDALGDAYEYLIGQFAAGSGKKAGEFYTPQQISNILSAIVTLDSQEPKAGLRSKLDSVFDFACGSGSLLLNVRHRMKDAGGSIGRIYGMEKNITTYNLARMNMLLHGVKDTEFEIYHGDTLTNDWDFLRETNPAKKPQFDAIVANPPFSYRWEPGEAMAEDMRFKNHGVAPKSAADFAFLLHGLHYLKDDGVMAIILPHGVLFRGGKEADIRTKLLTDGHIDTVIGLPPNLFYSTGIPVCILVLKKCKKPDDVLFINAADHFTKGKRQNQLGDDHIQCIVETYRDRAEHERYSRRVSMKEIADNDFNLNISRYVSTAEAESEIDLVKTHHDLVAIEKELRAATAKHNAFLKELGLSLLPVGGVELEE, encoded by the coding sequence ATGAACGACAAAGATCAGAAACAACTCGGCAAGACCCTTTGGGCGATCGCCGATCAGCTGCGTGGCGCGATGAACGCCGACGACTTTCGCGATTACATGCTGTCCTTCCTGTTCCTTCGCTATCTTTCGTGGAACTATGAGGAAGCCGCGAAGAAGGAGCTGGGCGCCGACTATCCGGATCCGGTCGCCATCGGTAACGGTGGGAGGACGCCACTGTCTGTATGGTATGCGGACAATGCGGCGGACGTGCCGGCGTTCGAGCAGCAGATGCGACGCAAAGCGCATTACGTCATTAAGCCAGAATACCTTTGGGGCCATGTCGTCCACTTAGCCAAGACCCAAAACGACGAGCTGCTGAACACCTTGCAGCGGGGCTTCAAGTACATCGAGGAGGAGTCGTTCCAGAGCCAGTTCCAAGGCTTGTTCTCTGAGATCAACCTGGCTTCGGACAAGCTGGGGCGCAAATACGCCGATCGCAACACCAAGTTATGCGCCATCATCAGTAAGATCGCCGAGGGTATTGCAGAGTTCTCGACTGATGTCGATGCGCTTGGTGATGCTTACGAATACCTGATAGGCCAGTTCGCTGCCGGATCGGGTAAGAAGGCGGGTGAGTTCTATACCCCGCAGCAGATTTCCAACATCCTCTCCGCCATAGTCACCCTAGACAGCCAAGAGCCGAAAGCCGGTCTGCGCAGCAAGCTGGACAGCGTCTTCGATTTCGCCTGCGGCTCTGGCTCGCTGCTGCTCAACGTGCGCCACCGCATGAAGGACGCCGGCGGCAGCATCGGCCGGATCTACGGCATGGAGAAGAACATCACCACCTACAACCTGGCGCGCATGAACATGCTGCTGCACGGGGTGAAGGACACCGAGTTCGAGATCTATCACGGCGACACCCTGACCAACGACTGGGACTTCCTGCGCGAGACGAATCCGGCGAAGAAGCCGCAGTTCGATGCCATCGTCGCCAACCCGCCTTTCAGCTACCGCTGGGAGCCGGGCGAGGCCATGGCCGAGGACATGCGCTTCAAGAACCACGGTGTCGCCCCCAAGAGCGCCGCCGACTTCGCCTTCCTGCTGCACGGCCTGCACTACCTGAAGGACGACGGCGTGATGGCCATCATCCTGCCGCACGGCGTGCTGTTTCGTGGGGGCAAGGAAGCGGACATCCGTACCAAGCTGCTCACCGACGGCCACATCGACACCGTGATCGGCCTGCCGCCCAATCTGTTCTATTCCACCGGCATCCCGGTCTGCATCCTGGTGCTGAAGAAGTGCAAGAAGCCGGACGACGTGCTGTTCATCAACGCCGCCGATCATTTCACCAAGGGCAAGCGGCAGAACCAGCTGGGTGACGATCACATCCAGTGCATCGTCGAGACGTACCGCGACCGCGCCGAGCACGAGCGTTACTCGCGCCGCGTCTCGATGAAGGAGATCGCCGACAACGACTTCAATCTCAATATCTCGCGCTATGTCAGCACGGCAGAGGCGGAGAGCGAGATTGATTTGGTGAAGACGCATCACGATCTGGTGGCGATCGAGAAGGAACTTCGAGCGGCGACGGCCAAGCACAATGCGTTCCTCAAGGAGTTGGGGCTGTCGTTGCTGCCGGTGGGGGGCGTCGAACTGGAAGAGTAG
- a CDS encoding DUF2065 family protein: protein MPELWSALCLVIIVEGLVLFAAPGGWKRTAMQLLYLSDRELRTVGGVILIGGLLALWCLRH from the coding sequence ATGCCCGAACTCTGGTCCGCCCTCTGCCTTGTCATCATCGTCGAAGGCCTGGTGCTGTTCGCCGCCCCCGGTGGCTGGAAGCGCACGGCCATGCAGCTGCTGTACCTCAGCGACCGCGAACTGCGCACCGTCGGCGGCGTCATCCTGATCGGCGGCCTGCTGGCCCTGTGGTGCCTGCGGCATTGA
- a CDS encoding restriction endonuclease subunit S yields the protein MAKQRKAMVKPKLRFPEFKTRSGWKSEALGDVSTPVTERVGERNLTPVSISAGVGFIPQAEKFGRDISGNQYKVYTLVRDGDFVYNKGNSLKFPQGCVYQLRGLGEVAAPNVFIAFRLGKDQVGEFFQFAFERNIHGVQLKNHITSGARSNGLLNVSREQFFDVRIPSPLRDEQQKIADCLASLDEVIVTQGRKIEALKAHKNGLMQQLFPREDEARPRLRFPEFRNVGEWLVEPAAKFFLNRKEKGEPGLPIYSVTMNDGMIPRASFDRDFYDIEDPSGNKKVHAGDIVYNTMRMWQGAQGVALEDCMVSPAYVVLTPRTGVFSKFFFYLFKLRQTLELLTAYSRGLTEDRLRLYFEDFSRVPLRVPGPEEQKRIADCLSSLDAQIAAELSRLAVLRIHKNGLLQQLFPAMKGR from the coding sequence ATGGCGAAGCAGCGCAAAGCAATGGTAAAGCCAAAGTTGCGATTTCCGGAGTTCAAGACAAGGTCGGGCTGGAAAAGTGAGGCGCTTGGGGACGTATCCACACCTGTGACCGAGCGAGTGGGGGAAAGGAATCTCACCCCTGTAAGTATTTCCGCTGGAGTTGGATTTATCCCTCAGGCTGAAAAATTTGGACGGGACATTTCCGGAAATCAATACAAAGTCTACACGCTGGTTCGCGATGGCGACTTTGTCTACAACAAGGGGAACTCTCTCAAGTTTCCTCAAGGGTGTGTTTATCAGCTTCGCGGATTAGGCGAAGTTGCCGCCCCGAATGTGTTCATTGCTTTCCGACTTGGAAAAGATCAAGTAGGAGAGTTCTTTCAGTTTGCATTTGAGAGGAACATCCACGGCGTTCAACTGAAGAATCACATCACTAGCGGCGCTAGAAGTAATGGATTGCTCAATGTCAGCAGAGAGCAATTTTTTGACGTCAGAATTCCATCGCCTTTGCGAGACGAACAGCAGAAGATCGCCGACTGCCTAGCGTCGCTTGACGAGGTGATTGTCACGCAGGGGCGCAAGATTGAAGCGCTGAAGGCGCACAAGAATGGGCTGATGCAGCAGCTTTTCCCCCGCGAAGACGAAGCGCGCCCCCGGCTCCGTTTCCCCGAATTTCGAAATGTTGGTGAGTGGCTGGTTGAGCCCGCCGCGAAGTTTTTCTTGAATCGTAAGGAGAAGGGCGAGCCGGGGCTGCCGATTTATTCAGTAACCATGAATGACGGAATGATTCCTCGCGCGTCTTTCGATCGCGACTTCTATGATATTGAGGATCCGAGTGGAAATAAGAAAGTGCATGCGGGGGATATCGTCTATAACACGATGCGGATGTGGCAAGGCGCTCAAGGCGTTGCGCTCGAAGATTGTATGGTGAGCCCTGCGTACGTCGTACTTACGCCTCGGACGGGGGTTTTCTCCAAGTTCTTTTTTTACTTGTTCAAGCTCCGACAGACGTTAGAGCTGCTGACTGCGTACTCTCGTGGTCTTACAGAAGACCGACTTCGTCTGTACTTTGAGGATTTTTCGCGAGTGCCCCTGCGAGTGCCAGGCCCTGAAGAACAAAAGCGCATTGCGGACTGCCTCTCCTCCCTAGATGCTCAGATTGCCGCCGAATTGAGTCGGCTCGCCGTCCTCAGGATCCACAAGAATGGGCTCTTGCAGCAACTTTTTCCGGCGATGAAAGGGCGTTGA
- a CDS encoding DUF559 domain-containing protein: MRGRQNHRRERHLRQAQTEAESVLWQHLRGRRLLGFKFRRQHRVGPYFADFACCDAGLIVELDGSQHLAQSAQDQMRTEFLEQRGYRVVRFWNDTVLGDTHSVLEAIAIALVPHPDCGHLFPAGREKD; the protein is encoded by the coding sequence ATGCGCGGCCGACAGAACCACCGACGTGAGCGCCACTTGCGGCAAGCGCAGACGGAGGCTGAGTCCGTGCTATGGCAGCACTTGCGCGGTCGACGCCTGCTCGGTTTCAAGTTCCGGCGCCAGCACCGGGTAGGACCCTACTTTGCCGATTTTGCCTGCTGCGATGCAGGGTTGATCGTGGAGCTGGACGGCAGCCAGCATCTGGCGCAATCAGCGCAGGACCAGATGCGTACGGAATTCCTCGAACAACGGGGGTATCGCGTTGTTCGTTTCTGGAATGACACGGTACTTGGGGACACGCACAGCGTGCTGGAGGCGATCGCCATCGCGCTTGTCCCTCATCCGGATTGCGGGCACCTTTTCCCTGCAGGCAGGGAGAAGGATTGA
- a CDS encoding AAA family ATPase, which produces MSFPDLPSLAQHLRNELEIKRFVLLYAYNGVGKTRLSGAFRDLGRVLNEYGETTQRDTLYFNAYTEDLFSWDNDLAYERKRVLELNSESRFFSGLRALEMEVKIGRLLQRYANFNFYIDYERREPQDSSGEPGQSLPPAVTFFREREENGDPIPIKVSRGEENIFIWCFFLAIVELAMDPEIEAYRWVKYVYIDDPISSLDEQNAISVANHLAQLVTSVENGPRIVVSTHHVLFFNVLCNELRNKASRHFLRNGAVSDSFELLDTTSRPFLHHLATLVELYEAQESGALYTHHFNMLRRVMEQTANFLGLDDWKTCVKVVGDDPGRTLYTRMIDLMSHGDYSVYEPREMMAENKAHFRAILRQFLAGHPFNPELFAPAPAMAGEA; this is translated from the coding sequence ATGTCCTTTCCTGATCTTCCATCACTCGCGCAACACCTCCGCAACGAGCTGGAGATAAAGCGTTTCGTTCTGCTCTACGCTTACAACGGTGTGGGTAAGACTCGCCTTTCAGGTGCTTTCCGAGATCTTGGTCGGGTCCTCAATGAGTATGGCGAAACAACGCAGAGGGATACGCTGTATTTCAATGCTTACACTGAAGATCTGTTTTCGTGGGATAACGATCTCGCCTACGAGCGGAAGCGCGTGCTGGAGCTAAACTCGGAATCTAGATTTTTCTCGGGGCTGCGAGCTCTGGAAATGGAGGTCAAGATTGGAAGGCTACTTCAGCGTTACGCCAACTTTAATTTCTACATCGACTACGAGCGGCGCGAGCCACAGGATTCTTCTGGCGAGCCAGGACAGTCGCTGCCGCCTGCGGTGACGTTCTTCCGTGAGCGCGAAGAGAACGGTGATCCGATACCCATCAAGGTATCTCGCGGCGAAGAGAATATTTTCATCTGGTGCTTCTTCCTGGCTATCGTCGAACTGGCCATGGATCCTGAGATTGAGGCCTATCGTTGGGTGAAGTACGTCTATATCGATGACCCAATTTCATCGCTCGATGAACAGAATGCCATTTCCGTGGCAAATCACTTGGCGCAGCTAGTGACGAGCGTTGAGAATGGTCCGCGCATCGTCGTTTCTACGCATCACGTACTTTTCTTTAACGTGCTGTGTAATGAGCTGAGGAATAAGGCTAGCCGACATTTTCTGCGGAATGGCGCGGTGAGCGACAGCTTCGAGCTTCTGGATACGACGTCAAGGCCGTTTCTTCACCACCTCGCGACCCTCGTAGAGCTGTATGAAGCGCAGGAATCGGGCGCGTTGTATACGCACCACTTCAACATGCTGCGACGTGTTATGGAGCAAACCGCCAACTTCTTAGGGCTCGATGACTGGAAGACCTGTGTCAAGGTGGTCGGCGACGACCCTGGTCGAACGTTATATACGCGAATGATTGATCTCATGAGTCATGGCGACTACTCGGTCTACGAGCCGCGAGAAATGATGGCGGAGAACAAGGCGCACTTCCGCGCCATTCTTCGACAATTTCTTGCCGGCCATCCGTTTAATCCTGAGTTGTTTGCGCCAGCGCCTGCTATGGCCGGCGAGGCATGA
- a CDS encoding HWE histidine kinase domain-containing protein: protein MVDATSDLVYRTNHDWSEVDVVGGNLLFGRPGSLTPDWLDVLVHPDDRDQVRDAIARARATQTPFSAEHRLRSEDGSWVWVSSRAVPIRPIGGDVTEWFGAATDITARRQHEEHQRLLLNELNHRVKNTLAIVQSLALQTLRGTDDMGLACDRFEARLHALAQAHDVLTRQQWEHATLQDIVRTAIAPCLVDDPERFDIEGPDMQLDPQRALALSMALHELCSNATKYGALSARPGRVRIRWRAEVVQGRRSLVLSWEEVGGPPVTAPAHRGFGSRLIERGLRHDLGGEVALDFGTAGVTCRITAPLPNLEVAA from the coding sequence ATGGTCGACGCCACCTCCGACCTGGTCTACCGCACCAACCACGACTGGAGCGAAGTCGACGTGGTCGGCGGCAACCTGCTGTTCGGGCGTCCCGGTTCGCTGACGCCCGACTGGCTGGACGTGCTGGTCCACCCCGACGACCGCGACCAGGTGCGCGATGCCATCGCCCGTGCACGCGCCACCCAGACCCCCTTCAGCGCCGAACACCGCCTGCGCAGCGAAGACGGCAGCTGGGTGTGGGTGTCCTCGCGCGCCGTGCCCATCCGCCCCATCGGCGGCGACGTGACCGAATGGTTCGGCGCCGCCACCGACATCACCGCGCGCCGGCAGCACGAAGAACACCAGCGCCTGCTGCTCAACGAACTGAACCACCGCGTCAAGAACACCCTGGCCATCGTGCAGTCGCTCGCCCTGCAGACGCTGCGCGGCACCGACGACATGGGCCTGGCCTGCGACCGTTTCGAAGCGCGCCTGCACGCGCTGGCGCAGGCACACGACGTGCTCACCCGCCAGCAATGGGAACACGCCACGCTGCAGGACATCGTGCGCACCGCCATCGCCCCGTGCCTGGTCGACGACCCGGAGCGCTTCGACATCGAAGGCCCGGACATGCAGCTGGACCCGCAACGTGCGCTGGCGCTGTCGATGGCGCTGCACGAGCTGTGCAGCAATGCCACCAAGTACGGCGCGCTGTCGGCGCGGCCCGGACGCGTGCGTATCCGCTGGCGTGCCGAGGTCGTGCAGGGCCGTCGCAGCCTGGTGCTGTCGTGGGAGGAAGTAGGTGGCCCACCGGTCACCGCCCCCGCGCACCGCGGTTTCGGCTCGCGCCTGATCGAGCGCGGCCTGCGCCATGACCTGGGCGGCGAAGTGGCACTCGACTTCGGCACCGCCGGCGTGACCTGCCGGATCACCGCCCCCTTGCCCAACCTGGAAGTGGCCGCATGA